In one window of Candidatus Hydrogenedens sp. DNA:
- a CDS encoding MraY family glycosyltransferase, whose protein sequence is MKTHDWAYVTVFALSFLCTLILVPIFRWLAMKLGIYDVPNESRKVHKKPIPYLGGLAFYITYLLACLFVECRYPQYFDNKMVVIGIGGTFIVLMGVLDDLISIPASKKLVIELIFGIILFFWGFQVTTIAHPLGGTINVGPLALVITVLWIVGVTNAINIVDGLDGLASGLVAISSLTIFTISYSNKQILSCLIMSILLGCTIAFLIYNSHPASVFMGDAGALFLGFVLGCATLVERKKGVTIVALTVPIVVLAVPFLDTFLSFLRRMRRPKEVGFFASDKDCIYHRLLRLGLSQRQVVFSLYYFSICMGFLAYITSLLPSKYAFLVLILVCMMILMGVIILHFVENIAGEKQNQNNNIQG, encoded by the coding sequence ATGAAAACACACGACTGGGCATATGTCACTGTTTTTGCACTATCATTTTTATGCACATTGATTCTGGTTCCGATTTTTCGATGGTTAGCAATGAAATTGGGTATTTATGATGTGCCTAATGAGAGTAGAAAAGTTCACAAAAAACCTATACCCTATTTAGGAGGCTTAGCTTTTTATATTACCTATTTGTTAGCGTGCTTATTTGTTGAATGTAGATATCCACAATATTTTGATAATAAGATGGTAGTAATTGGTATTGGTGGAACATTTATTGTATTGATGGGAGTGTTAGATGATTTAATCTCAATTCCAGCAAGCAAGAAATTAGTAATTGAATTAATATTTGGAATAATTCTCTTTTTTTGGGGGTTTCAAGTAACCACTATTGCACATCCTTTAGGAGGTACTATTAATGTTGGACCTTTAGCTTTGGTGATAACTGTATTATGGATAGTTGGTGTTACTAATGCGATTAATATCGTAGATGGACTTGATGGACTTGCGAGTGGTTTAGTGGCTATTTCATCACTCACTATTTTTACTATATCTTATAGTAATAAACAGATACTTAGTTGTTTAATTATGAGCATTTTGTTAGGTTGCACGATTGCTTTTCTAATATATAATTCTCATCCAGCATCAGTTTTTATGGGTGATGCAGGGGCACTTTTTTTAGGTTTTGTTTTAGGCTGTGCCACATTAGTAGAGCGTAAAAAGGGTGTTACAATTGTTGCATTAACAGTACCTATTGTTGTATTAGCAGTTCCCTTCTTAGATACCTTTTTGAGTTTTTTAAGGAGGATGCGCCGTCCCAAAGAAGTTGGTTTTTTTGCCTCAGATAAAGATTGTATATATCATCGATTGTTACGATTAGGCTTATCCCAAAGACAAGTAGTATTTTCCTTGTATTATTTTTCTATTTGTATGGGGTTCCTTGCATATATCACTTCGTTATTACCATCAAAATACGCTTTTCTCGTACTTATTTTAGTTTGTATGATGATATTAATGGGAGTGATTATCTTACATTTCGTTGAAAATATCGCGGGAGAAAAACAGAATCAGAACAATAATATACAGGGATAA
- a CDS encoding interleukin-like EMT inducer domain-containing protein encodes MKGSTNSLFSLVVLWGIIFIVIASFLTAHYYISQYQYFVDPENYIIRAKYYFQKGNIDKAKEEIERGIQIFKPVDEKAYLFLKDIKTKTGDIGSIEKLVMYYEIAKLVKNCHTAEVNKLDFNISVLHDDFITNLSLSKTSSLSLLSMWKLLTRNTWKCLQNGGWTEKQILTFLLYSGGVFDFTSRIGNTGVEIDEDVLILSEGSPEGSGAQIWFQGKNYAGNRRGLYVLILTPPPCKVFRADRFDIWESQNEAYKMEQFLEEVPEGHIGVFAVSDEATENMTDTLEQKLLSFGFSKKTYNQKDLVLFGYGYAFAGIGVKGAKEGMAVQNWAKYEPSKKNIPVAVVGILKGGQKK; translated from the coding sequence ATGAAAGGTTCAACAAATTCATTATTTAGTCTCGTTGTTTTATGGGGTATTATTTTTATTGTTATTGCTTCTTTCTTGACAGCACATTATTATATTTCACAATATCAATATTTTGTAGATCCTGAAAATTATATTATTAGAGCAAAATACTACTTTCAAAAAGGAAATATAGACAAGGCGAAAGAGGAAATAGAAAGAGGTATACAGATATTCAAGCCCGTTGATGAAAAAGCATATTTATTTTTAAAAGACATCAAAACAAAAACAGGGGACATAGGTTCTATAGAAAAATTAGTTATGTATTATGAAATTGCAAAACTTGTAAAGAACTGTCATACAGCCGAAGTAAACAAATTGGATTTTAATATAAGTGTCTTACATGATGATTTTATAACAAATCTTTCATTATCTAAAACATCATCTTTATCCCTTCTCTCTATGTGGAAACTATTGACAAGAAATACCTGGAAATGTTTACAGAATGGAGGATGGACAGAAAAACAAATTCTGACTTTTCTCCTATATAGCGGGGGGGTATTTGATTTTACTTCAAGAATAGGTAATACAGGTGTAGAAATTGACGAAGATGTATTAATACTAAGTGAAGGTAGTCCAGAGGGAAGTGGAGCACAGATATGGTTTCAAGGAAAGAACTATGCAGGAAATCGAAGGGGGCTGTATGTATTAATACTAACACCTCCTCCTTGTAAAGTTTTCAGAGCAGACCGTTTTGATATATGGGAAAGTCAAAATGAAGCCTATAAGATGGAGCAGTTTTTAGAAGAAGTGCCAGAGGGACATATTGGAGTTTTTGCAGTATCGGATGAAGCGACAGAAAATATGACAGACACATTAGAACAAAAGTTATTATCCTTCGGTTTTTCTAAGAAAACATATAATCAAAAAGATTTAGTATTATTTGGTTATGGTTATGCTTTTGCAGGGATTGGTGTTAAAGGTGCAAAAGAAGGGATGGCGGTTCAAAATTGGGCTAAGTATGAACCTTCAAAAAAGAATATCCCTGTTGCAGTTGTAGGTATATTAAAAGGAGGCCAAAAGAAATGA